The Gordonia iterans DNA window GCGCGATCGGCGGCGCGTACGTGCCGAACTTCCATCGCCTCGGTCTGCCCACCAGTGACGAGCTCACCAGTCGAGACGGAAAGGTGAAGTACAACACCTTCGAGCGCGGCCGGATCAACTGGACGCCGCGGGGCGGGGCGCGGGTCGTCGCGCGGTAATTGATAATCCCCTGAGTATCTGCCGTGTTTATGCAGGTGAATACCCGCCTGCGGTACGGAATCGCCAGAATCGGAAGGTAGCCTGAAGACCATGACTGGCAAGATCTCCCGCGGCCTCATCGTGCTCACCGCGACCGCGGCCGCTGCGCTCGCGCTCTGCGCGTGCGGCGACTCGTCCACGGCGAGCGCTCCGCTCACGCAGGACGTCACCACCACGAGCATGTCCGGCAGCGCGCCGACTGATCCCTCGGCCGAGGCCGAGGCGTCGAGCCAGGCTGCGGCGGGTGCATCGGAGGCCACCAAGACTCTCCCGGCCACCAAGCCGCAGTCGTCGACCAAGGTGCCCGGCAACTTCCCGGGCTCGCGCCAGGGCAGCCCCCAGCTCACCGGCAAGGACAAGGCCTACCTCGATCAGCTGAAGAAGGACCAGGTCTCGTTCCTGGGCGACGACGAGAACCACATCGCGCTCACCTGGGGCCACTACGTCTGCAGCGAGAAGCAGAAGAAGACCGATCCGGCGATGATCAAGACCTATGTGCGCGCCGGCCTGGGACCGGCCACCAAGAGCGAGAACGAGGCGGGCAGCAAGGCCGACAAGCTGATCTCCGCCGCCGAGAAGA harbors:
- a CDS encoding DUF732 domain-containing protein, with amino-acid sequence MTGKISRGLIVLTATAAAALALCACGDSSTASAPLTQDVTTTSMSGSAPTDPSAEAEASSQAAAGASEATKTLPATKPQSSTKVPGNFPGSRQGSPQLTGKDKAYLDQLKKDQVSFLGDDENHIALTWGHYVCSEKQKKTDPAMIKTYVRAGLGPATKSENEAGSKADKLISAAEKNLC